One Plasmodium berghei ANKA genome assembly, chromosome: 13 genomic region harbors:
- a CDS encoding transmembrane emp24 domain-containing protein, putative: MAKINKLLTFFIAFIFQVSLINSLQIYLSLKPNLPKCIKERISKDTLVVGKFKTHEKDSVVSVFIYDIDVNEKKLNSLDRLPIFEAIDEHDIKTAFTTFYSTSYSFCAYNKSNKVVDIYFEIKHGVEARDYTKIAKADHLNEATITLKQILNSMKNFQSNLKRIKLSEENEKKSSEKLNDTLMWFSILTIVIIIIAALTQDFYYKRFFTSKKII; this comes from the coding sequence atggcgaaaattaacaaattacttacattttttatagcgTTCATATTTCAAGTATCACTAATTAATAGTttgcaaatatatttatcctTAAAACCTAATTTACCAAAATGCATAAAAGAAAGAATAAGTAAAGATACACTTGTAGTTGGAAAATTCAAGACCCATGAAAAAGATTCAGTAGTTtctgtatttatatatgacaTTGAtgtaaatgaaaaaaaattgaattcCCTTGATAGGCTTCCTATTTTTGAAGCCATTGATGAGcatgatataaaaacagCATTCACAACATTTTATTCTACTTCTTATTCATTTTGTGCATATAACAAATCCAACAAAGTTgttgatatttattttgaaataaaacatgGAGTTGAAGCACGGgattatacaaaaatagcCAAGGCTGATCATTTAAATGAAGCAACTATTActttaaaacaaattttaaattctATGAAAAATTTCCAATCTAATTTAAAAAGGATTAAACTATCAGAagaaaacgaaaaaaagtccagtgaaaaattaaatgatacATTAATGTGGTTTTCAATTTTAactattgttattattatcatagCAGCTTTGACACAAGATTTCTATTATAAAAGATTTTTTacatcaaaaaaaattatataa
- a CDS encoding U3 small nucleolar RNA-associated protein 4, putative, with the protein MKMDEWNPKKHLNSLDGNTRNICLSLTDFYFYENEKRAIVNMELSPCKSYLNICDSFGIIYIYQFYEKKFIFLLKTDLPNNHGSIKSAIWVTKKNKKIKHLYLFNKLEDYLLIITTISGCIHIFDLKLKTIIHTIFTNSSISSCKLNNSLQNIGITNLNGYFYIYNLYKNEDNVIYNCFDKFYDENTKENITFSHNGPEDINYNNSENNKIKTSTNFSSYILDNVEKNESYNETIIQNAQENCNHLTHEFFSKQIKKREEHEGDIFNFYIKDKFKCAEKLTCFYFVDILKPRKYLLRMFTSKNNKRRRTIHLNYSKDEKENPLKKDGEAGKDVKGADNESDKAVNEVEGEGTLTKNRKRKKSVRNEILSIEKTYSNYNHYVLIGSEKSKIYKYNIDSKKCEGEYIGINKQSIFWDVIYIYNTNEVVTIDNDGYLIIFDYKSYLVKYHFKNHTYKATSLTKNINESNIFTTGVDRFVIKYELRFTKNERHTSNYTSSDNSNYENDVLEENDVLEENDVLEENDILEENDILEENDILEENIILQKNKFFINEIKKMNKLNTKWIFAHKHSMHLSDIKKILYLENNIVVTISDDLTYCIYDTHKNAKKFFLIKYYYENNNILFSPNFKTIFCIYSNKVSIHYNIHNASKIENKELQDESVNTVPIEKAGLLEEKQNCEDEQSCEDEQSCEDEQSCEDENQIKKIPMKHLTYINEHNYNLIANIVYDQNEHILEYGMNKSFTRFGCITNKNFCIYYFNIKTLELYNYDVSALNFYKVYSFIFLNDNEIIVSFTRYCGETNKLNNKFIKKRNKKNINENLKYFENNFSYHLCIYNVKKKKIIEEIEVDRIFYNFKKWKNKLIICSDYMKNIYLFFKNSQYYFNSFIIIYDFNTTLQNIYRTYIFLFLIENFLFIFSNNNRIYVYAINYENKNIHFLKSVKIKNCIFNQINQIIFLNLDHITNKYNHIQNNEHYSDIQNIMSLKYSYCIIFKGHNSLTIMGLNVFDKVYIDIEDSYLENKIKKNTNYFSQYYLSSLKFKYNYLNYKQIYFQNNTLFHMLFDKINISKQDATNATSLSNNEASITTNSNEPCKHIKAFNQNENCNHDILNLSFKFIACVHKRSIINLHSIYTSGNRITLLACAPTYLTNRSINAADTRKYIK; encoded by the coding sequence ATGAAAATGGATGAATGGAATCCGAAAAAGCACTTAAATTCTTTGGATGGAAACAcaagaaatatatgtttaagCTTAAcagatttttatttttacgaaaatgaaaaaagagCAATAGTAAATATGGAATTATCACCATGTAAGTCATATCTGAACATATGCGATTCTTTtggaataatatatatatatcaattttatgaaaaaaaatttatttttttattaaaaactGATTTACCGAATAACCACGGTTCCATAAAATCAGCTATATGGgtaactaaaaaaaataaaaaaataaaacatttatatttatttaataaattagaaGATTATTTGTTAATTATTACTACAATTTCTGGATGTATCCACATATTTGATTTAAAACTGAAAACAATTATTCATACAATATTTACAAATAGTAGTATAAGTTCTTGTAAATTAAACAATTCGTTGCAAAATATCGGaataacaaatttaaatggttatttttatatatataatttatataaaaatgaagataatgttatatataactgttttgataaattttaCGATGAAAATACAAAAGAAAACATCACATTTTCCCATAATGGACCAGAggatataaattataataattctgaaaataataaaataaaaacatcaacaaatttttcttcatatatattagacAATGTAGAAAAAAACGAATCATATAATGAAACCATTATTCAAAATGCTCAAGAAAATTGCAACCATTTAACTcatgaatttttttcaaaacaaataaaaaaaagagaggAGCATGAAGGTGatatctttaatttttatattaaagatAAATTCAAATGTGCAGAAAAGTTAacttgtttttattttgttgaCATATTGAAACCTCGAAAATATCTTTTGAGAATGTTTACCTCGAAAAACAACAAAAGACGGCGAACAATCCATCTTAACTATTCTAAAGATGAAAAGGAAAATCCCCTAAAGAAAGATGGAGAGGCAGGCAAAGATGTGAAGGGAGCAGATAATGAAAGTGATAAAGCTGTGAATGAAGTAGAGGGAGAGGGGACGTTAACtaaaaatcgaaaaagaaaaaaaagtgtgCGAAACGAAATTTTATCGATTGAAAAAACGTATAGTAATTATAATCATTATGTATTAATAGGAAGTGAAAAAtccaaaatatataaatataatatagatagtaaaaaatgtgaaGGTGAATATATCggtataaataaacaatcTATATTTTGGGATGtgatatacatatataatacgaATGAAGTAGTTACAATAGATAATGATGGATATCTTATTATATTCGATTATAAATCCTATTTAGtaaaatatcattttaAAAACCATACATATAAAGCAACAtcattaacaaaaaatattaatgaaagtaatatatttacaacaGGAGTAGATAGATttgttataaaatatgaattacGTTTTACCAAAAATGAAAGGCACACATCTAACTACACAAGTAGTGATAATAGTAATTATGAAAACGACGTTttagaagaaaatgatgttttagaagaaaatgatgttttagaagaaaatgatattttagaagaaaatgatattttagaagaaaatgatattttagaagaaaatataatacttcaaaaaaataaattttttataaatgaaattaaaaaaatgaacaaattaaatacaaaatgGATATTTGCACATAAACATTCTATGCATTTAtctgatataaaaaaaatcctTTAtcttgaaaataatatagtaGTAACGATAAGTGATGATTTAacatattgtatatatgatactcataaaaatgcaaaaaaattttttcttataaaatattattatgaaaacaataatatattattttctccaaattttaaaactatattttgtatatattccAACAAAGTCAGCATTCATTATAACATTCATAATGCTTCAAAAATAGAAAACAAAGAACTACAAGACGAAAGTGTCAATACAGTCCCTATTGAAAAGGCTGGTTTGCTtgaagaaaaacaaaattgcGAAGATGAACAAAGTTGCGAAGATGAACAAAGTTGCGAAGATGAACAAAGTTGCGAAGATGAAAATcagattaaaaaaattcctATGAAACATTTAACATACATAAATGAACATAATTACAATTTAATAGCTAATATTGTATATGATCAAAATGAACATATATTAGAATATGGAATGAACAAAAGTTTTACAAGATTTGGATGcataacaaataaaaatttttgtatttactATTTCAACATCAAGACGTTGGAActatataattatgatgTATCAGCTTTAAACTTTTATAAAGTCtatagttttatatttttaaatgacaATGAAATTATAGTTTCATTTACTAGATATTGCGGGGaaacaaacaaattaaataataaatttattaaaaaaagaaataaaaaaaatataaatgaaaatttaaaatattttgaaaataattttagttatcatttatgtatatataatgttaaaaaaaaaaaaattattgaaGAAATTGAAGTAGatagaatattttataattttaaaaaatggaaaaataaattaataatttgttcagattatatgaaaaatatatatttattttttaaaaattcacaatattatttcaacagttttataataatatatgacTTCAATACAactttacaaaatatatatagaacttatattttccttttcttgattgaaaattttttatttattttttcaaataataatagaatttatgtttatgcaataaattatgaaaataaaaatatacattttttaaaaagtgtaaaaataaaaaattgtatatttaatcaaattaatcaaattatatttttaaaccTAGATCatattacaaataaatataatcatattCAAAACAATGAGCATTATTCTGAcattcaaaatattatgtctttaaaatatagttattgtataatttttaaaggACACAATTCATTAACAATTATGGGCCTAAATGTGTTTGATAAAGTTTATATAGATATAGAAGATTcttatttagaaaataaaataaaaaaaaacacaaattattttagtcaatattatttatcttcgctaaaatttaaatacaaCTATCTTAATTATAAGCAAATTTactttcaaaataatacttTATTCCATATGCTTTTCGATAAAATCAATATTTCTAAACAGGATGCAACTAATGCTACATCACTTTCAAATAATGAAGCATCAATTACTACAAATTCAAATGAACCCTGTAAACATATTAAAGCTTTTaatcaaaatgaaaattgtaatcatgatattttaaacttatcatttaaatttatagcATGTGTGCATAAAAGAAGTATTATAAATCTGCATTCTATATATACTAGTGGAAATCGAATTACCCTTTTAGCTTGTGCTCCAACATATTTAACCAATCGATCCATAAATGCTGCGGATACaaggaaatatattaaataa
- a CDS encoding histone H3-like centromeric protein CSE4, putative, with amino-acid sequence MTRTKKSVTTHTPINTHTHMFNMLANNPIINKQAHNQLGSKVTNMNNKNNSGNITQKSINKTRIRRPHRYRPGVLALKEIRAYQSTTQLLIPKIPFVRVVKEITKLYELPNSQFRYTPEALLALQTASEAYLVSLFEDAYLCSLHANRVTLMPKDIHLARRIRGRD; translated from the coding sequence atgacaaggacaaaaaaaagtgtaACTACACATACCCCTATAAACACACATACGCATATGTTTAATATGCTTGCAAATAATccaataataaataaacagGCACACAACCAACTTGGATCTAAAGTAACAAATAtgaacaataaaaataattcaggAAATATAACacaaaaaagtataaataaaactcGTATTCGAAGACCACATAGATATAGACCCGGTGTGTTAGCATTAAAAGAAATTCGAGCTTATCAATCAACAACTCAATTATTAATACCCAAAATACCATTTGTGAGGGTAGTTAaagaaataacaaaattatatgaactACCAAATAGCCAATTTCGTTATACTCCAGAAGCTTTACTAGCTCTTCAAACTGCATCAGAAGCATATTTAGTTAGTTTATTTGAAGatgcatatttatgttCACTTCATGCAAACAGAGTAACACTTATGCCAAAGGATATACATTTGGCTAGAAGAATAAGGGGGCGTGATTAA
- a CDS encoding Voldacs domain-containing protein, putative, protein MPISLNCVTEEYLNKLDGGGIDPVLYKGDEIKFIYNKLNLGIGKLYILGKRIIWIPNKDENNKKEKIIDFKDITTNNVYLNHYEKNKSFYIHILNELNSISIDSSTIALHAITSDKKIWDKPCVYIQLDTEIDDTDKDEDEMNVYTKYKKTSENEDSEDLKINDSDNDEMFNHDPIAPEIYLVGKNNLINDTIFKQMSNMDNTFNGDQSEDGEWDENEEEEEEKYENEKEEKDEKDDEVNKPCEDV, encoded by the coding sequence atgccAATTTCTTTAAACTGTGTGACTGAAGAATATTTAAACAAGTTGGACGGAGGTGGAATTGACCctgttttatataaaggggatgaaattaaatttatttataataaacttAACTTAGGTATaggaaaattatatattttaggaaaaagaataatatGGATTCCAaataaagatgaaaataataaaaaagaaaaaattatagattttaaagatataacaacaaataatgtatatttaaatcattatgaaaaaaacaaaagttTTTATATCCATATTCTAAATGAACTAAACAGCATTTCTATAGACTCATCAACTATTGCATTACATGCAATTACATccgataaaaaaatatgggaTAAGccatgtgtatatatacaattggATACAGAAATAGATGATACTGATAAGGATGAAGATGAAATGAATgtttatacaaaatataaaaaaacgtcagaaaatgaagatagtgaagatttaaaaataaatgattcCGACAATGATGAAATGTTTAACCATGACCCAATTGCACCAGAAATATATCTTGtcggaaaaaataatttaatcaACGATACtatatttaaacaaatGAGTAACATGGATAATACATTTAATGGAGATCAAAGTGAAGATGGTGAATGGGACGAAAACgaagaagaagaagaagaaaaatacgaaaacgaaaaagaagaaaaggACGAAAAAGATGACGAAGTGAATAAACCATGCGAAGATGTATAA
- a CDS encoding RING zinc finger protein, putative, which translates to MPIFPECCICRLSLKNNLCVEKNCGNVFHYSCIKKWISVQKTCPLCKCVCYKKNLLYIHYEINEDKKLKIDERTINKSKDELYDDLIKFETELIKEQNENEKYSLEILTLTNKNKILTDTISKNNIKIKENEFEKLKLKELKDEYLKEKILLTTKVEEYDKELKKYKIIEKYLDKLNKEDLNKFNLLFGLNVLSLEEQQNVILNYIKNCLDIQKNHAYLVKNLKKDINEKNSQIQTLKEKLYKYKLDGAITDSNDNQISNDENDSKKKIIIKNKIIRRIKTIDSENENNTPKKRYVLCSKSQMPSNNIQNKHNNFIDFIDKQINNSYSSEPLNNTPSISKTQTIEMNLFKGKSVENIFDTISNKKDIIDNNEKNTTIINNKIDNWQNKKDVHEIYSIPTDLSHNNTPNNNNNNSVKTKTSISPTLKRINIYKIKKNKNSKLLIKQSTKITDFFKKV; encoded by the coding sequence atgccCATTTTCCCTGAATGTTGTATATGTAGATTAagcttaaaaaataatttgtgtgttgaaaaaaattgtggtaatgtttttcattatagttgtataaaaaaatggatatcTGTCCAAAAAACTTGCCCGTTATGTAAATGTGTGTGttataagaaaaatttattgtatattcattacgaaataaatgaagataagaaattaaaaattgatGAAAGGACGattaataaaagtaaaGATGAACTATATGAcgatttaataaaatttgaaacAGAGCTGATAAAggaacaaaatgaaaatgagaAATATAGCTTAGAAATATTAACCTTAACaaataagaataaaatattaacagATACaataagtaaaaataatataaaaataaaagaaaacgaatttgaaaaattaaaattaaaagaattaaaagaTGAGTAtttaaaggaaaaaatattacttACTACAAAAGTTGAAGAATATGataaagaattaaaaaaatataaaataatcgaaaaatatttagacaaactaaataaagaagatttaaataaattcaaTTTGCTATTTGGATTAAATGTGTTAAGTTTAGAAGAACAACAAAATGTTATTCTaaactatataaaaaattgtttagatatacaaaaaaatcatGCATATCttgttaaaaatttaaaaaaagatattaatgaaaaaaacagCCAAATTCAAactttaaaagaaaaattatataaatataaattagaTGGTGCCATAACAGATAGTAATGATAATCAGATATCAAATGACGAAAAtgattcaaaaaaaaaaattataattaaaaataaaattattagaaGAATTAAAACTATAGATtcagaaaatgaaaataatacaccaaaaaaaagatatgtTCTTTGTTCAAAGTCCCAAATGCCgagtaataatatacaaaataaacataataattttattgatttcatagataaacaaattaataattcttACTCATCAGAACCCTTAAATAATACACCAAGTATCTCAAAAACACAAACAATTGAAATGAACTTGTTTAAAGGAAAATCtgttgaaaatatttttgatacCATTTCGAATAAAAAGGATATTAtagataataatgaaaaaaacacaaccattataaataacaaaattgataattggcaaaacaaaaaagatgtacatgaaatatattctaTTCCTACTGACTTGAGTCACAACAATACtccaaataataataataataatagtgtAAAAACCAAAACTTCTATCTCTCCAACATTAAAacgtataaatatatataagataaaaaaaaataaaaacagcAAATTGCTTATTAAACAATCAACAAAAATAACggatttttttaaaaaagtgTGA
- a CDS encoding chaperone binding protein, putative, whose amino-acid sequence MVCTEEEKKKGEEHEKELNEKIKNMSFDERIKNALDAKLDGNNDFKNKDYENGINKYKAGLKYIKDMENKNDKIKELEIALFLNLSICYYNMEKYNDAHEYVTKVLNIDKTNKKGMFRLCQIEFNRCSFDVAKEKIHEFLKIYPENIDAKKLLKNVIIKQNEHNKKQKEAFSKIFEKASGLYEDREKEIIQKKKEKYEQDMKKKKENNEEIINFEEWEIQENEKRKKEDEEQKKKQKEKEMEREKEREKNNKKKQNNKKNESISSNTTHNSSDLEIDEEDQKIINETKKMGYCYFKKDIKDDDKKLFEKNIPRKIEEANDIDLNSQKNSNKAISSWNSGGTTYEEKDMTKWVKNKLDYYLKNISFKNTEESDYLNLNNQNEFNLTNLNYPEILPIQYLNKIKINEVKDLLAEAQIVVIRGTKRHIFEFSCNLHVSLYINLPEFHVHKIIVQIKELSSELEAGKTWKNYIFIKKNDKLKIPDKLFDNIYSFVVNDIETQIKKFTEEYSTM is encoded by the coding sequence ATGGTGTGTACAGAAGaggaaaagaaaaaaggaGAAGAACatgaaaaagaattaaacgagaaaataaagaatatgaGTTTTGATGAAAGGATAAAAAATGCGCTTGATGCAAAATTGGATGGAAACaatgattttaaaaataaagattatgaaaatggtattaataaatataaagcaggtttaaaatatataaaagatatggaaaataagaatgataaaataaaagaactTGAAATAGCTTTATTTCTTAACCTAAGTATATGCTATTATAACATGGAAAAGTATAATGATGCACATGAATATGTAACAAAAGTTTTAAACAttgataaaacaaataaaaaaggtaTGTTTAGATTATGTCAAATTGAATTTAATAGATGTAGCTTCGATGTTgcaaaagaaaaaattcatgaatttttgaaaatttatcCTGAAAATATCGatgcaaaaaaattattaaaaaatgttataattaaacaaaatgagcataataaaaaacaaaaagaagctttttctaaaatttttgaaaaagcATCAGGATTATATGAAGATagagaaaaagaaataatacaaaaaaaaaaagaaaaatatgaacaagatatgaaaaaaaaaaaagaaaataatgaagaaattataaattttgaagAATGGGAAATtcaagaaaatgaaaaaagaaaaaaagaagatgaagaacaaaaaaaaaaacaaaaagaaaaagaaatggaaagagaaaaagaaagagaaaaaaacaataaaaaaaaacaaaataataaaaaaaatgaatctATTTCTTCAAATACAACACATAATTCATCTGATCTAGAAATAGATGAAGAagatcaaaaaataattaatgaaacaaaaaaaatgggttattgttattttaaaaaagatataaaagacgatgataaaaaattatttgaaaaaaatataccaaGAAAAATTGAAGAAGCAAATGACATTGATTTAAATtctcaaaaaaattcaaataaagcAATTTCATCTTGGAATTCAGGAGGTACAACttatgaagaaaaagataTGACCAAATgggtaaaaaataaattagattattatttaaaaaatattagttttaaaaatacagaAGAATCTGACTATTTAAATctaaataatcaaaatgaatttaatttaacaaatttaaattatccAGAAATATTACCTatacaatatttaaataaaattaaaataaatgaagtTAAAGATTTATTAGCAGAAGCTCAAATTGTTGTTATAAGAGGAACAAAAAGAcatatatttgaattttctTGTAATTTGCATGTATCCCTTTATATAAACTTACCTGAATTTCATgttcataaaattattgtGCAAATTAAAGAATTGTCCAGTGAATTAGAAGCTGGAAAAACatggaaaaattatatttttataaaaaaaaatgataaattaaaaatacctgataaattatttgataatatatatagttttgTGGTTAATGATATAGAAacacaaattaaaaaatttacagAGGAATACAGTACAATgtga
- a CDS encoding MSP7-like protein yields the protein MKGKIALLSSLLLLNWVLSENIDTPEDQINELTEKLNKFEQQISSNQVSEDAVSDEIAELKMKIDELKKESKDYDNDEVEGNAEPSSGEGASGASGPATGVSGAGGTGGTDGQSVQNAQVGSGGQIEAGGAGGAGGQGVAGAQGAQGGSSGGGVESRVDQPASPSRKANGTGIKYLDTIYDEILTNSENKNLINDNENHSKYREFKKKYDNFAITPKESEIIKDLLIKMFVTNSNNKLNELLAVFKKALHDNKFAEELNNLISGIYAFSKRHNYLVTEKEEYKEKYEKLYENISKMFQTSSFQTPPIQTPPSSPPPAPASPPEASAPAASVPAASVPAASS from the coding sequence atgaaaGGGAAAATTGCATTATTAAGTTCCTTACTTCTGCTGAATTGGGTATTAAGCGAAAATATTGATACACCAGAAGATCAGATAAATGAATTAActgaaaaattaaacaaGTTTGAACAACAAATTTCATCTAATCAGGTTTCAGAAGATGCTGTTAGTGACGAAATTGCGGAATTAAAGATGAAAATTGATGAGTTGAAAAAGGAAAGCAAGGATTATGACAATGACGAAGTCGAAGGGAATGCCGAACCATCATCCGGAGAAGGTGCATCAGGTGCATCAGGCCCAGCAACCGGAGTATCCGGAGCAGGTGGAACCGGTGGAACAGATGGACAAAGTGTACAAAATGCACAAGTAGGGTCGGGTGGACAGATTGAAGCAGGTGGAGCAGGTGGAGCAGGTGGACAGGGTGTGGCAGGTGCACAAGGTGCACAAGGGGGGTCAAGTGGAGGCGGAGTTGAATCTCGGGTCGATCAACCAGCTTCGCCTAGCAGAAAGGCAAATGGTACAGGAATAAAATACCTGGACACTATTTACGATGAAATCCTTACTAATAgcgaaaataaaaatttaatcaACGACAATGAAAACCATAGTAAATATCGTGagttcaaaaaaaaatatgacaaTTTTGCAATAACACCAAAAGAATctgaaataataaaagatttactaataaaaatgtttgtaactaattctaataataaattaaatgaattgCTAGctgtatttaaaaaagcTTTACATGATAACAAGTTTGCagaagaattaaataatttaatatctGGTATTTATGCATTTTCAAAAAGACACAATTATTTAGTAACTGAAAAAGaagaatataaagaaaaatatgaaaaattatatgaaaatataagcAAAATGTTCCAAACATCGTCTTTTCAAACACCACCTATCCAGACACCACCCAGTTCACCACCACCTGCTCCAGCATCCCCTCCAGAAGCATCCGCTCCAGCAGCATCCGTTCCAGCAGCATCCGTTCCAGCAGCATCCAGTTAA
- a CDS encoding MSP7-like protein produces MMAYKKLCFLAILALSLKAVSANDYSNNDDNVDDESISDVINIFKNKNHDLYNNPEYISDIKKKYQLLKNQIDQMNKYEKGMSSGDIANILEEEYDEDSNNDKIVLGMSEDDLDNYDDSFWGQSANKLTPVQMGSDANGATLVEANVESQASERNQGNGETVRNGQNANDGVQLGSSGQGNVQNQRSDGIQGGNNEVQAGSESIIEKNAFLGTIFDEILNEQNHNEQVHTTQYHSKYNSLKSECDFAMNLEEYAIAKKIISSYFKSGTAENPIYLYDILIKSLNDEEYKKHFKNFIYGVYSFAKKYNYLSESRLEEENNNFIASVLKALATVDLK; encoded by the coding sequence ATGATGGCATATAAAAAGTTATGTTTTTTAGCTATTTTAGCATTATCTTTAAAAGCCGTGTCAGCTAATGATTATTCgaataatgatgataatgTTGATGATGAAAGTATATCTGatgttataaatatatttaaaaataaaaaccatgatttatataacaATCCTGAATATATTAgtgatattaaaaaaaaataccaattattaaaaaaccAAATTGATCAAATGaacaaatatgaaaaagGAATGTCATCAGGAGATATTGCAAACATCCTTGAAGAGGAATATGATGAAGATTCAAATAATGACAAAATTGTTTTGGGTATGAGCGAGGACGATTTAGATAATTATGATGATTCCTTTTGGGGTCAAAGTGCAAACAAATTAACTCCAGTTCAAATGGGTTCAGATGCAAACGGTGCAACCCTCGTTGAGGCGAATGTCGAATCACAAGCAAGCGAAAGAAATCAAGGAAATGGAGAAACCGTCAGAAATGGTCAGAACGCAAATGATGGGGTTCAATTAGGTAGTAGTGGGCAAGGAAATGTTCAAAATCAAAGAAGTGATGGAATACAAGGGGGCAATAATGAAGTGCAAGCTGGTTCTGAATCTATCATAGAAAAAAACGCTTTCTTAGGCACAATTTTTGATGAGATTCTTAATGAACAAAATCACAATGAACAAGTGCATACTACCCAATACCATAGCAAATATAATTCTCTAAAAAGTGAATGCGATTTTGCTATGAATCTTGAGGAATATGCtattgcaaaaaaaattatttcaagTTACTTTAAAAGTGGAACCGCTGAAAACCCCATTTACTTATATGATATACTTATAAAATCATTAAATGatgaagaatataaaaaacattttaaaaattttatttatggtGTCTATAGTTTtgctaaaaaatataactattTAAGTGAATCCAGATtagaagaagaaaataacaatttcATAGCCAGTGTATTAAAGGCCTTAGCTACAGTTGAtcttaaataa